A window of Miscanthus floridulus cultivar M001 chromosome 12, ASM1932011v1, whole genome shotgun sequence genomic DNA:
GACTAGTCTTGAAGTTGCATTGAACTCACTAGGAACTCACAAAGTTGTTTCACTGGATGACCACCGAATACGATGATTTTGTAGGCAAGCTGCAAAAGCATTGTCTCAAAGGCACACAGATGGCTCCTACCTTGCAGAAGAAGACTACAACTTAGATCTTGAGGATCAAAGTGGCCAGAAAGTGATGTTTGGATCTGTAGATGATAAAAGGTAATAGACTGAATCTTCTATTTATGATGACTCATATGATGTTTACTATTTAacaccatcatcatcaatcttacCTTAGGGCTTTGACGATGGCTCTAATGCTTCACCAAAAAGCTAAAACTCAGATGAAGAGGGGAATGTACAAGGAAGCACTAGATGTGTTAACAATGGCTGAGGTACACTGCTGTTTAGTGTCCTACCATGCTTCCTATCTAGCTTATGTGGCTGTAGTGTAATCTTACCATTAAAAGAAACGTGCATAGCTTTCGAACTGACatcgtcgcaaaaaaaaaaaagctttcgAACTGATATGGATTGACATTTTCTTTGTTGCCGTAACAGGAAGCTTTCTCCCTTTGTGACCCAAAGCTTATTGAGGTAACTCGAATATTCAAGAATATTCCCACTTCATGCTGAAAGTTTTACTTATACTTGGTGTACATGTTCTGCAGAAAGTTGATAATGTGCCAATGCTTCAACTAGATATAGTATGGTGTTATTTTGTGCTTCGTGATGTATCATGCTTAGAGGTCGCAGGGACTCGCCTAGAAAAAGCACGGTTAGGTTTTGAACGTTCTCATGGGAAAGATTCCACTCGCTTCAGAATACTCCAGGCTGGCCGGCAAGCTGATCTTGCTATGTGAGACCCTTACTTTTATTTTGCCTCTTACtgtattatatattttttttattactgAATGTGTTCATTTTCAATTAAAAGTCTGAATTGCTACTTAGACACAAATGTATGGGAACATTTGTGGAAAAAAGTTTCTGTGTGTGTGAATGGAAGGTCCCAGCATCTTCTTTAATAGGGTAAAAAGACCAGTAGAGGGAAGGAGCTATAGAAATATAGATATATATGCTTTTTAAGAAACTAACTGGGAATTTATTCAGCTTTTTTGTTGTCTTGGTTCTTTGTGGGTACTTTCCTTTTGTAGCATTCTACAGTTCACTTGTGTTGACGCCTAGCATACATTTTTTTCCTTTGTTGCGTAATAGTTATGTAAGGCTGGAGCTTTTGGAAGGAGTGGTGGCATACCATAATGGTCATGTTGAAAAGGCGCGTGGATCTCTCACTTCTGCCCATGCTAAATACCTGCAGGTACATTCTGTAGaaagatgttttattttcttCTTATAGCATATTATTTCTGTAGaaagatgttttattttcttCTTATAGCATACTATTCCTCTGAACCTCCAGTGCTTTAGCATCTTTTCATGTCAACAAATCAGTCTCACCCTTAAATTTTGTTAAACGGATATGAACTTTAGCTTCAAGTACCAGAGGAAGCTATATTGATGTTAATGGATATGGGCTATGAAGCACGATCTGCAAAAAGAGCATTGAAGATGACTGGCTATGATATTCAATCATCAGTTGAACTCTTATGTGAGGAGCGTGAAAAGAAAATTCGTAGAAGAGAGGAGGACCGAGTGAGACAAAGAGAGATTCTGTGAGCTCCTCATCATGAAGTCTACCCCTTCCCCTCTTTCTTGATCTTTTTTTTTAGCTGAGTAGTGAACTTTCTTGGTGTTATCCTAGGGAACAAATGGCATATGGTAAAACTCCCATGAACAAGGCAGTTGACATGCAGAAGCTGAAAGGCTTGACTGCCATCGGGTAAGAATGTTGGTCTTTTCTCAAGAGTTGTTTTTAATTGTATTTCCATGTGCTGTTCTAGTAAACTGCCAGCTGGATTGGGGCCTAAACCTGGAAAAACAGGATGTATAATGGCCAAACATGAGCCCTGATTCAGCTAGTAAGTCTGACATAACAAAATAGAAGTGTTTGAAAAGGCCACCAGAATGCTTGACACACCCACCCAAAACAATGTCAGCTCTTCAATCATATTGTGTATGGGCTTAATTTTATTCAACATTTGGTTGATTGCAAACAATGAGTCAAATTGAAGTAGTAGTTGTTACAGAGGAATGTTATTGACCAAATGTTTGTGATGAAAGGTagtaatattttattttattggcaCATAGCTACTGTTGGCTAAGGACCTTAGAATAGCTATTATTGTTTCTTTTGCCAGAAGGGTTTCTTTTGCAACTCTATTTTAGTTACTGCAACATCACCTTAGTTTTCCATTTGTTTCATGTTTCATCTGATCTAGTGAAAGACATTGTAGACCAACCTTAGAAAACTAGAAGTGTTTAAACTTTAAATAGTTTTAGGACACCTATCTGGCTGCCACAGACCTTTTAGAAATTGAGTACTTATATGTCAGATACAAAGGCAAAATACATTTGTGTTGTTTGTGCATGGTGATGCTAATTTTACATAGCCGTTGATTTTTACTGCCTGTATTTCCTGTTTATTACTGACTGGTTGTTTCAATCTTCAAGATTTGAGAAGTATCTTGCTGCAGAAGCACTGCGCATAAATGAAAATGATGCTGACAAAGCATTAGACCTTTTGACAAATCCTGAACAAAACTGCATCCTACAAGTATGCCTTTCTCTGCACCCCCTTTGTTTTCTTTTACTCAAGAAGCTACTCCACAGTTGCTAACACATTATGTTTAATTGCAGAGTAAAATTCAGGCAAAGAGAAACCGGGCATCTCGTGGTATGTATGGGTTATCACAGATCTCTTCAAAATTGTGTGGCCTCAAATCAATTGGAGTAATGAAATTTCACTCCCTTTCAAAATTGTGCAGGATCATCGAGCTCTAGGGCAGCTGTTGCCAGGGCTGCTCCAGCAATCAACAGCTCTCAGACTTCTGTCAATGATGCACCACATCCTGCTGATGGAGATGCTCCACCACTTCCTGCGGATGGAGGAGATGCTCCTCCACATGCTGCAGATGGAGATGCTCCTCCACATGCTGCAGATGGAGATGCCCCTCCGATGAACAATGAAGAAACTGCGAACCAAGATGAAATTATGATTGATGAAGTAGCTGCCGATGATGAAGACGAAGGCGCAAACTCTCATCCAGTTCCAGCCAGGGATGCGTCGATGGAAAGTGAGCTTGCCAATGAACTGACGGGGGATGCCTTGGATGACTACGATATTGATGTCAGTAACGAAGGACAGGCAATTGCAGAGTACTTGAGCTTACTGGAGGCTGCTCCTGCTCCTAGTTCTTAGTGTGCAAAGATCTACAGTGCTCGATAGGTATCTCCAGCTTTAGAAGGAGAAACACAGATGGTCTCGATTGGGGAGTTCGACTTAGTACGGTCGATTTGTACATAAATAATGCTACCCTTGTGGATTATATGATGCTTAGAAATTTCTTAACATTATGTCGAGAAGTAGTCTCTTGCATACACAGTTACGTAAGGATGGGGGTGGAACGAACCCTGGTTCTTCTCTAATTCAACTTAATGAACTATATATACAAAAATGAGGTGTCCAATTAGTTCTTTGAGTTGAACTAGAGGAGAACAGAGGATACCCATTGGAGCACCATCCCCATCCTTACAGTTATGTGGGGGCTCTGACATGTTTGTTTGCTGGAAGCCTGGAAATGAAAGTTCAGAAGCacatggctgataagctatggctgaaggtaccgttggctgatttgctctgagaaaaaaatactgttcgttggctgaaaaagtacggtttatagCGAACAGGGCGATGGCTTATAGCGGTGTTCTGACTTCTGAATTGAATCATCAGGCGAGTTTGCTTCTGACATGTTCCCAGTTCTGGAGATTTCAATAAACGATGTGTGACAATGCCCCTTAATTTTACACTTCAAACAATAGTCGAATCCGAAAAAAAATAGTTTGATACATGATCACACAAAGTACAAGTGACATTTGAGGAGACAGTAGATGCATATACAGTCATGCAACAAGAACAGCAAATCAAATGAAATAAGGAAGAATGCACTAGCTGAACAACCTGGAGGCCAGCGGCGGCTTCCACGCAAATCCGTCGACGAGCCTTTCAAACTTTGCATTCGGGAGGGCAAAAGGCAAAAAGGATCGGAGACGTTGCTGTGCACGCGTGATGGATGGAAATGGAATGGAATGGGCTCGTTTAAGTGCATTTGTAGCCTGGCGGGACGGCGCAGCCGCAGTTGACGAGCACCTCCAGCGCGATGGGCACGTAGACGGAGATGTCCAGCACCTTGGCCTTGATGGCGGTGCACAGGCACGCCGCCGCGGAGAGCCCGGCGATGCCCTTCACGAGCGGGCAGCACTTGACGTTGGCGTCGCCGATGTGCACCTCGTTGCCGAGAACGTCCACGCACGCGCCGAGCTTCAGCGCGTCGATGGGGCACGTGTCCGAGgacggcgtgggcgtgggcgtgggcgtcggCGTCGGGGGAGATGGAGGCGGCGGGCACGCCTTCCGGTGGCCCTTCTTCGGCGGGCTTCCTCCGATGATCGGAATGGGCGGGAGGGTGACCGGTGGCAGTCCGGTGACCGGCGGCAGCCCGCTGACGGGGGGTAAGGTGACCGGCGGCAGTTCGGTGACCGGCGGGACGGGGAGCTTCGGGATGGGGACCGACGGTATACTGACAGGCGGCAGGGGGACTGACGGTATGCTGATAGGGGGCAGGGGGACGCCGGTCGAGGGTGGTGAGCCGGACTCGCACGAGTGGCACTCCGGTTCCGCCTTCTCCCACGCGAGAGTGAGCGGGGACGAGGAGAGCGCGAGCATGGCGAGCACCAGCAGCGCGGAGAGCTTGGTGGACtccattgctgctgctgctgctaggtgCTCGTACGTACTGTGTGTGGCGGGAGGCGTCGTCGGAGCTCGCCGTTTTTATAGTCGGGCGCTGGCGGCATGGGTCCGGGGCATTATTGCGCGCGCCGGGGCATTGGTGCGGCGACAATGGCGGCATGCAGCGCAGGCGCAGCAACAGCTCACGTGGAGAGCCAGTGGGATTGGCAGTGCTGGACTGGACGCCTTGGCTCGTGGCCATGGCGCCAAAGCAAGCTCAGCCGTGTGACACTCGCTTGGTCGCGTCCGAGGGCATGATTGAAACGTACTGCTCACCGCATCGTCCCCTTCCGCGTTGCGCTGCTCTGTGCCTCTGTTCGTGTTCGTAGCGCTGGCGGTGCGTGATTCTGCGTATATCAGTGCTCGTCGTTTGCCCACGATCGCTACATGTTTCATTGATCATTGTTTCCCCAAGGGCAAGTTGTTGTGAAGTTGGCAACCCCAACCCACAGATAGATTCTTGAAAGCTTGGTTCAGAACACATAAGAGAGGAGAGGACGGTGAAACTTCGTTCATTCTTGTCAGTAGCCTCATCATTTCTTTGTTTCGCAATGCAGGGAACTTTGTTCGATCTATTGGACACTTCTTTTTTGTTTTCAGAGAGTTAAACAAAAGGGCTTGATAAGATTACAACTTACAAGTACTCTTCTTTTTAATATTCCCTCCTCTTGTTAATTCACGTTTTTGATAAGGatttagccaaaaaaaaaaaaatcaaactttgacCGCCAAAAACTTTCAATGTTCAATTTTAAATCATTAACTCATACATACTATGTGTAAATTATATGTCTTAAAATATCAAAATTACTTTCACAATCTCACTATAGAATGTTATAAGGGAACAGTAGtatagcaaaatttgtataaatgTACTCGCAAAAAAATTGTAAAAATgcatttttttgctatttttctaaaaaataccGATCAAAATTGCACACAAAAAAAACCTACAGGAGATAATAAAAGGCAAAGCATGCCAAATTATGTTTGACCGGATTGGAGCAGTAAGTccggatgcatgcatgcatacctGTAGTCCACGAAACCAGTCTAGCTGAACTCGGTTGCCAAGCTCATGCTGTCATGCATGCAGCCTAGCTGCTAGTCCTCGTTTCCTAGTGGTTGCATCGGATGTCTAACAGAACCAGATCTGACCAGAACAATCACGAAAACTTTGCATGCATAGATGGTAGATCTTGGTCGGGTAACTGTTCCCTGATGCCTGCATTATATCATATATCATACGTTGATCATAACATGCTAAAACCAGCAGGGAAGTAGCCCCCTCTCGTGATCCTGACAAGCTCTACGAGCAACCCGTCTGCTGCATGTCATGTGACGGCGGCGTGGCGTTACTGATCAAATAGACAGAATCCGGGCCAGTCGAGCGATGGAACATTTTGCCTACTTTCTGACGATCAGATCCCCAAAATGATTCAAAGCATATACGGTACATTTTACAGCAAGCGCCATAGACACTTTCATCTCATGCAGAACAAACAAATTTACAGTCATCCGTGCTATTCATTCGGCAACACTTGCACAAGGCTAAGGGCAAAACGATGCAAATGCTATAGTACTTCGCACAGTAAAATCAAATAACATTTGGGGTTTCAGTTTCACAATGACAGCAGCAAgagcatgatgcatgcatgcactcgTGGCCAGGCGATGCCATCAGACACACTTGAACCCGTCGGGCAGCTCCGTCTTGCAGGCGCTGGCcaggacgccgacgccgacgtcccACTCCGTGGGGATGCCGAGCACGGTCTCCTTGACGGTGGTGCAGAAGCAGGCGGCCGCCTCGGCCGCCACGAGCCCCTGCACGACGTCGCAGCACTTGCTCCCGAGCTGCGCGCCGGCCTGCAGGCCCGCGGCGCCGAGCACGCCGACGCAGGCCCCGAACTTGACCGCGTCCCACGGGCAGCCCAGCTTCCAGTGCAGCACCTTGCGCGACGACGCCGTCAGCAGCAGCGCGGGCGATGACGAGGACGGCGCAGCGGAGACtgagaggaggaggagcgcgagGGTGGCGGCCGCGGTGGCTTGTTGGCGGGTGGTGGCCATTATTCCGATCCTAAGCTTTAATTTGCTCGCTCGGCGTTCAAATGGTACGTACGTGCCGCGCGCGAACGTAGACATAGGACGATGGCCTGACGAGCGCGACGCGTTTCGTGCTCCTTTTATAACCTATCTCTTCCCATATATGGCGCGGAGCACGCTCGTAAGTACGTAGAAAAATGTTTGCCGCGGCGCTGTTACCAGTAGTAGATCCGTAATATGATGTGCAGTGAATCAAGTAGAATATGATGTGTGTTTTAGTTGAAGTACACGACATGATGGGTCTGATACGgccatgcatgcatcatgcaCGTGGCATGTCGTCCTCATGTGTAAGACGATGGGCAGTGCAGAGACGGTGACACCACGGCCGGAATGGACGATTGTGAATTTGCACAATCCCGGTGGCCCACGGTTGCGTCGCCGGACGCGCGCACCGGCGGAAGAGAGCGGAGAGCCCGCGTCTGGTGGCGAGAGCTAGCTCATGTGAGGAGGGAGTGGCTTCATCGATGCGGCGAAGCAAGGACAGGGTGGTGACGATGGTGACACAGCCACACACAGGTGGCAGCCTGAGCCTAGCTAGCTATCTCGCCGTTGCACGGTTACAGGTTACTCAAGTCGCTTCAGCGTCCCATCAGCCATGTTATTACTATTGTTCAATCAGCCTTGACTATGCGGCTATGCCATTAGTTACTGCTGCTTAACCGCACTGGTCCTTTTCCCCTAGGGGCGTGGTGGTGTTGAGTAGCGTCTCTTCATCACGTTGAGTCCAAACTAAAACGTCCCTGATATATCTTCTCAAAGACGTCTGTAATAAAGACCTCGTCAATATCACAATATGTGCATAACAGAGAAGGGAAATAACATGTTATCCACCTGTGATGTGAGCTAACACACGTCGCTAATATTGTCCACAGCAACATTCATATAGACATTTGTTTTCCCCTCACTAATATACATCTTGACCTGTCACTAATGTTCTGTTCTGTCATGGTGTCGCTCGTGGTGCTGGTGCACCATAGTGAATACAAGAATTCATAGCTGCCCAGCTCTCGGTTGGGTTTATGAAACCTTGGGTGGAGGTGGAAGGGCGGCGAGGGCATCGACATATACCTAACGGGGTCCCCCAACATCACGCTCACGCGCCACCAAATCTAAGCAATCCAAGGAACAATGAAATTAGACAGTAGG
This region includes:
- the LOC136497008 gene encoding uncharacterized protein yields the protein MASEEVPAPAAERIRVVGKWAGALEVDLGAWTVPMLRAEVARRVGDGVGPECVGLIFGGRVLKDEPPASLREAGLKANAKVLSSLTSPDRAKEIAAEAAKAKAEEEHAARLVRLWQAAKALSQRHTDGSYLAEEDYNLDLEDQSGQKVMFGSVDDKRALTMALMLHQKAKTQMKRGMYKEALDVLTMAEEAFSLCDPKLIEKVDNVPMLQLDIVWCYFVLRDVSCLEVAGTRLEKARLGFERSHGKDSTRFRILQAGRQADLAIYVRLELLEGVVAYHNGHVEKARGSLTSAHAKYLQLQVPEEAILMLMDMGYEARSAKRALKMTGYDIQSSVELLCEEREKKIRRREEDRVRQREILEQMAYGKTPMNKAVDMQKLKGLTAIGFEKYLAAEALRINENDADKALDLLTNPEQNCILQSKIQAKRNRASRGSSSSRAAVARAAPAINSSQTSVNDAPHPADGDAPPLPADGGDAPPHAADGDAPPHAADGDAPPMNNEETANQDEIMIDEVAADDEDEGANSHPVPARDASMESELANELTGDALDDYDIDVSNEGQAIAEYLSLLEAAPAPSS
- the LOC136495290 gene encoding putative lipid-binding protein AIR1, with translation MSTFARGTYVPFERRASKLKLRIGIMATTRQQATAAATLALLLLSVSAAPSSSSPALLLTASSRKVLHWKLGCPWDAVKFGACVGVLGAAGLQAGAQLGSKCCDVVQGLVAAEAAACFCTTVKETVLGIPTEWDVGVGVLASACKTELPDGFKCV
- the LOC136498217 gene encoding 36.4 kDa proline-rich protein-like encodes the protein MESTKLSALLVLAMLALSSSPLTLAWEKAEPECHSCESGSPPSTGVPLPPISIPSVPLPPVSIPSVPIPKLPVPPVTELPPVTLPPVSGLPPVTGLPPVTLPPIPIIGGSPPKKGHRKACPPPPSPPTPTPTPTPTPSSDTCPIDALKLGACVDVLGNEVHIGDANVKCCPLVKGIAGLSAAACLCTAIKAKVLDISVYVPIALEVLVNCGCAVPPGYKCT